From the Nodularia sp. NIES-3585 genome, one window contains:
- a CDS encoding proton extrusion protein PcxA: MKIPIFSQNIYPFLLSAYRWYLLTPERSLAAAYQAALQIKTIEDEHFNGNKIDLNSAIYNNSVMDYFESDLKRQLRIARMRLTEFRASRLFSNESNQRASQKTGIEYPSPALILEKLNFIDQVISKYNNLENEITSSALVNKPEIVKVDSPTPQSSPQKLPNPNKEPQKKQRGKADTMGILPRSILSTIGRLQVELDPNAEQDVVKNFRQTQRRTIIAIRFILLLIIIPLLTHQISKVLIVGPVLNHFRSPETGQIFLNLEMEEEALVELQRFEEKLKFKNLISSAPPLSAQEMEIELEEKAHEIAEQFRRQSANAIKNVFSDIFSVGAFIYLLVISKSSIAVLKDFFDHIVYGLSDSAKAFIIILFTDVFVGFHSPHGWEVILEGVSRHWGLPANRDFIFLFIATFPVILDTIFKYWIFRYLNRISPSAVATYRNMNE, translated from the coding sequence ATGAAAATACCTATTTTTAGCCAAAATATTTACCCTTTTTTATTATCTGCTTACCGATGGTACTTACTCACCCCAGAGCGTTCATTGGCAGCAGCTTATCAGGCAGCATTACAAATAAAAACCATAGAAGATGAGCATTTCAATGGTAATAAAATAGACTTAAACTCAGCCATCTACAATAACAGCGTGATGGATTATTTTGAGTCAGATTTAAAGCGACAATTAAGAATTGCCCGGATGCGACTGACAGAGTTTCGGGCTAGTCGTTTGTTTTCTAATGAATCTAATCAAAGAGCATCTCAGAAAACAGGTATAGAATATCCTAGTCCTGCCTTAATTTTAGAAAAATTAAATTTTATTGATCAAGTCATCTCCAAATATAATAACTTGGAAAACGAGATCACTTCTTCTGCTTTAGTAAATAAACCTGAAATTGTTAAAGTTGATTCGCCTACCCCTCAATCGTCCCCACAAAAATTACCAAATCCAAATAAAGAACCGCAGAAAAAACAGCGAGGTAAGGCTGATACAATGGGAATATTGCCTCGGTCGATTTTAAGTACCATCGGCCGTCTGCAAGTTGAATTAGATCCCAACGCTGAACAAGATGTTGTAAAAAATTTCCGTCAGACTCAAAGAAGAACTATTATAGCTATTAGATTTATTTTACTATTAATCATCATACCTCTTTTAACTCATCAAATATCAAAAGTATTAATAGTCGGACCTGTACTCAACCATTTTAGAAGTCCCGAAACAGGGCAAATTTTTCTCAATTTGGAAATGGAGGAAGAAGCATTAGTAGAACTGCAAAGATTTGAAGAAAAACTCAAATTTAAAAACCTCATTAGTAGCGCCCCTCCACTATCTGCTCAAGAGATGGAAATTGAGCTAGAAGAAAAAGCCCATGAAATTGCTGAACAATTTCGTCGCCAAAGTGCCAACGCTATAAAAAATGTTTTTTCAGATATTTTCTCAGTTGGTGCTTTTATTTATCTGTTGGTGATTAGCAAGTCTTCTATTGCGGTGTTAAAAGATTTCTTTGATCATATTGTCTATGGTCTTAGTGATAGCGCTAAAGCATTTATCATTATTTTGTTTACTGATGTATTTGTCGGATTTCACTCTCCCCATGGCTGGGAAGTAATTTTAGAAGGTGTATCACGTCATTGGGGTTTACCAGCTAATCGAGATTTCATCTTCTTATTTATTGCCACCTTTCCCGTGATTTTAGATACCATCTTTAAATATTGGATTTTTCGTTATTTAAACCGCATATCTCCTTCGGCAGTTGCTACATATCGGAATATGAATGAATAA
- a CDS encoding GxxExxY protein yields MDLKYQDITQKIIGASFEVHKFLGNGFQEVIYQRALAYELHQAGLTFAREIEQQIYYKNLPEPIGTRRADFVVEEKVLVELKAVIQLEDVHLAQALNYLKVYKLEVGLLINFGSKSLTFKRLVFSNK; encoded by the coding sequence ATGGACTTAAAATACCAAGACATTACCCAAAAAATTATCGGCGCATCCTTTGAAGTCCATAAATTTCTAGGTAACGGCTTTCAAGAAGTAATTTATCAACGCGCCCTTGCCTACGAACTCCATCAAGCAGGATTAACCTTTGCCAGAGAAATTGAACAACAAATCTATTACAAAAACCTACCCGAACCAATTGGTACACGCCGCGCCGATTTTGTGGTTGAAGAAAAAGTATTAGTCGAACTCAAAGCAGTAATCCAACTCGAAGACGTACACCTAGCCCAAGCATTAAACTATCTCAAAGTATATAAACTCGAAGTTGGATTATTAATTAACTTTGGAAGTAAAAGTTTGACATTTAAGAGATTAGTATTTAGTAACAAATAA
- the argJ gene encoding bifunctional ornithine acetyltransferase/N-acetylglutamate synthase, whose translation MADWQEISGGVTAPRGYQAAGITAGLKPSGLPDLALICSDVEAIAAGVFTTSQVKAACVDYCQQRLRAKHSARAILCNAGQANASIGMQGVRDAEESAEILARELNISPKSILLASTGVIGQRMRMDALRSGIPKVVAALSPTGSDAAAGAIITTDLVTKSIALETTIGDRPVRIGGIAKGSGMIHPNMATMLAFVTCDAAVSSNLWQQMLSRAADKSFNAITVDGDTSTNDSLMALANGQSRTPAITEMGAEAEKLEAMLTAVCQHLAKAIARDGEGATCLIEVQVTGAYDQVSARQIAKTVAGSSLVKAAIFGRDPNWGRIAAAAGRAGVNFEQDNLQIKLGDFLLLENGQPVPFDRAAASAYLKQTAADSSLPPDFIATNNSNDLSVDRSIIKGQRVDNPVIIAVNVGNGHGSGKAWGCDLSYDYVKINAEYTT comes from the coding sequence ATGGCAGATTGGCAAGAAATCTCTGGCGGTGTGACAGCGCCAAGAGGTTATCAGGCGGCGGGAATCACCGCCGGACTGAAGCCTTCGGGATTGCCCGATTTAGCTTTGATATGCTCAGATGTAGAGGCGATCGCAGCTGGTGTATTTACCACTAGTCAAGTCAAAGCCGCCTGTGTAGATTATTGTCAGCAACGGTTGCGGGCTAAACACAGCGCCCGTGCAATTCTCTGCAATGCTGGTCAAGCAAACGCTTCCATAGGGATGCAAGGTGTGCGTGATGCCGAAGAAAGTGCCGAAATATTAGCGCGGGAGTTGAATATTTCTCCGAAATCCATTCTCTTGGCTTCTACGGGTGTGATTGGTCAACGGATGAGGATGGATGCCTTACGCAGTGGTATTCCCAAGGTAGTAGCAGCACTCTCCCCAACGGGTTCAGATGCCGCCGCCGGGGCAATTATTACTACAGACTTGGTGACAAAATCCATTGCTTTAGAAACAACTATAGGCGATCGCCCCGTCCGCATTGGTGGTATTGCCAAAGGTTCGGGGATGATTCATCCCAATATGGCCACGATGTTGGCATTTGTAACTTGTGATGCGGCGGTTTCGTCAAATTTGTGGCAACAAATGTTAAGTAGGGCGGCTGATAAAAGTTTTAATGCCATTACCGTAGATGGTGATACCAGCACTAACGATAGTTTAATGGCTTTGGCTAATGGTCAATCTCGCACCCCAGCAATTACCGAAATGGGTGCAGAAGCTGAGAAATTAGAAGCGATGTTAACAGCAGTATGTCAGCATTTAGCCAAAGCGATCGCACGTGATGGCGAAGGTGCAACTTGCTTAATTGAAGTGCAAGTAACTGGCGCTTATGATCAAGTTTCCGCCCGTCAAATTGCTAAAACAGTTGCCGGTTCATCTCTAGTTAAAGCTGCCATTTTTGGCCGCGATCCCAATTGGGGACGTATCGCCGCCGCCGCCGGACGTGCAGGTGTAAATTTTGAACAAGACAACCTGCAAATTAAGTTAGGGGATTTTTTATTGTTAGAAAATGGTCAACCAGTACCATTTGACCGTGCAGCAGCGAGTGCATATTTAAAACAAACAGCGGCTGATTCTTCTTTACCCCCAGATTTTATTGCTACTAACAATAGTAATGATTTATCTGTGGATAGAAGCATAATTAAAGGTCAACGAGTCGATAATCCCGTGATTATTGCTGTTAACGTTGGTAATGGTCATGGTTCCGGTAAAGCTTGGGGTTGTGATTTGAGTTATGACTACGTAAAAATTAACGCAGAATATACTACTTGA